The Acetobacteroides hydrogenigenes nucleotide sequence GCCAGGATAAGGTCGATTATGGTTGGGGACCAGGCTTAGGTCGCCCTGTTTACTTCGTAACAGGGAAGGTGCAAGGATTAGGAAAGTACAAGAATAGAACAACAGGAGTGGCATCGACGGCCGGTAAGTTCGCTTCTGCTTTTGCTTTAGGATCTAAGGTTTTTGCCAATATCGATCCTGTGTTTGCGAAGTCGATAGCGAAAAAATCGAAAGAAGCCTACGCATACGGAGAGGCTTATCCCGGTGTTTGTCAAACAGCCTGCACGGTATCTCCGTATTTTTATGAAGAGGGGAACTATGTTGATGACATGGAGCTTGCTGCCGCAGCAATTAGCCAGTTAACAGGAGATAAATCCTATTTGGATAAAGCTGATAGTTGGGGTAAGCAGGAGCCTATAACCCCATGGATGGAAACGGGGACGGCTCGCCATTACGAGTGGTACCCATTCGTTAATTTGGGGCACTATCTTATTGCTTCTTCAGCTGACCATAATACCCAAAAGAGATACATAGAATATATGCGTCAAGGCTTGGACGATATTCTAAAGAGGGCAGGAGATGATCCGTTTATGAATGGAGTGCCGTTCCTATGGTGCTCTAACAACTTTGTGTTTGGGGCTCTAACCCAGGCTCGACTTTACAATGAAGCTACAGGAGATCCGCGCTTCTTGGAAATGGAGGCTGCCCTTCGCGACTGGATATTTGGGTGCAACCCTTGGGGTACTTCTATGATCTGTGGCTATCCTAGTGGAGCTGATACTCCTTTGCTGCCACATTCGGCCTACACCAACGAGTGGGGCGATCCTACATGGGGCGGTTTAGTTGATGGGCCTGTTTATCAAAGTATATTTAAAAGTTTGCGAGGGGTAATGCTTAAGAATCCGGATGTTTACCTGCCATTTCAGAATGGGATAGCAGTGTATCATGATGCAATTCACGACTATTCGTCTAACGAGCCTACAATGGACGGTACTGCATCGACCACCTTTTACTTGTCATCTCTTGAAAAAAGGAACGCTACACCTACATTGGGCAGTTACATAAAGGATGACCAAGGGGCCATTATTCGCATGGATATTAGGCAAAAAAAGATTTACCTAGTATTTACTGCTGATTCTGCTTTTGAAGGGATCGACTATGTTAGAAAGACGCTTAAAGCTAATGGTATTCCTGGAAACTTTTTCTTAACAGGGAATTGCATTCGACTGCATGGCGCCACCGTTAAGCAACTTATTAAGGATGGATACTATGTCGGTCCTCATTCCGACAAGCATCTTCTTTACGTTAGCTGGGAAAACAAAAAGAATACGCTTGTAACGCCAGATAGCCTTGATGCAGATATTCGAAATAATCTGCTGGAGTTAACAAAGCTAGGGGCAAGTATTAAGGATGTAAATTGGTTTATTCCTCCATACGAGCACTATAACAAAGATATTGTGGCTCGAAGTAATGCGGCTGGATTGAAGGTTGTTATGCTTTCGCCGAAAACATATACTAATGCAGACTATACAACTCCTTCGATGAAGAACTATCGATCTTCGGATCAGATTATTAATCTGCTTTACGATACGGAAAAAAGCGATGTAAATGGATTGAACGGCGCTATTCTTCTTATCCATCCAGGTACGCATGGCGAACGAACTGATAAGCTTTACCTTCGTCTAGATGAGATTATAAAGAACCTAAAACAAAAAGGATATAGTTTTGGATCGTTTAAAGGAGATTCTGCAAAATAGGAAGTATTGATATCGTTGCAATAACGATGACAGTCGTATTATAAGGAGGAAGAGGTAAGCATATATGGTTATTTCTTGAAAATGAGTCTTGAAGGATAATGTAGTAATGGCAATTTTTTATAGATGCACTTTTGATCTGTGCATTGAAAGAAATGTCCATGTGTGATGCATAAAATAGGTCGATACCTATACCTTTTCAA carries:
- a CDS encoding glycoside hydrolase family 9 protein, which gives rise to MKKNLLLLFLLLTWSIISYSQTTCVRINQAGYLPQTPKVAVFLSTEPLTLKMFTVRDAKTNKVVFKGKPILRNAQSWGMKSAFRLPFTPLDKEGAYYIEANGVRSLNFVIGDDIYKGAADYVLNYMRQQRCGYNPYLDTLCHQHDGYIVDHPTRTGEHIDVRGGWHDAADYLQYVTTSANAVFQMLFAYTKNPHAFKDEHNALGQRGKNGIPDILDEARWGLDWLVRMNPDTSVMFNQIADDRDHANFRSPSQDKVDYGWGPGLGRPVYFVTGKVQGLGKYKNRTTGVASTAGKFASAFALGSKVFANIDPVFAKSIAKKSKEAYAYGEAYPGVCQTACTVSPYFYEEGNYVDDMELAAAAISQLTGDKSYLDKADSWGKQEPITPWMETGTARHYEWYPFVNLGHYLIASSADHNTQKRYIEYMRQGLDDILKRAGDDPFMNGVPFLWCSNNFVFGALTQARLYNEATGDPRFLEMEAALRDWIFGCNPWGTSMICGYPSGADTPLLPHSAYTNEWGDPTWGGLVDGPVYQSIFKSLRGVMLKNPDVYLPFQNGIAVYHDAIHDYSSNEPTMDGTASTTFYLSSLEKRNATPTLGSYIKDDQGAIIRMDIRQKKIYLVFTADSAFEGIDYVRKTLKANGIPGNFFLTGNCIRLHGATVKQLIKDGYYVGPHSDKHLLYVSWENKKNTLVTPDSLDADIRNNLLELTKLGASIKDVNWFIPPYEHYNKDIVARSNAAGLKVVMLSPKTYTNADYTTPSMKNYRSSDQIINLLYDTEKSDVNGLNGAILLIHPGTHGERTDKLYLRLDEIIKNLKQKGYSFGSFKGDSAK